In one Sander lucioperca isolate FBNREF2018 chromosome 7, SLUC_FBN_1.2, whole genome shotgun sequence genomic region, the following are encoded:
- the zgc:77752 gene encoding protein tyrosine phosphatase domain-containing protein 1, with the protein MPTLIPVPQPAYSQARENLMKAIPPKLLCLLACGGIDCRYEGPECWKLNQQVIRGLFSSWVTDDIIAMARPSNHLIEKYNIIEQFRRLNIRSIINMQLSGEHAHCGPPLDPESGFTYSPQIFMDNDIYFYNFGMPDFGVSSLVGIIDGVKVLAFAVSEGRVAVHCHAGLGRTGVLIACYLIYTLRISPSEAVHYVRIKRPRSIQTRAQLSQVFDFARLLGTQLVQYPDLSLRHGDPFTLQHYLNRQAILLHGQEARTLRQTPKVVYLLCVRLSCLALGLPAPPGIQAELEKRSALRTLNRTVRETLVAKQYLPLLREGHKGPWVSSGSVSSWDEPLGFLERKREVLLDKRSYSDSDLSKIAVHQDLDFSPYCTPALGNERQWCVKDLIQPDLRPSSPILATVSPGHQTTKKESHTLNIPISSMTTSNNYAKKSKCTAKKALAKYSSNIELCRNPHNPGPTSVARAVANAMADFGPPGETILQRSALLQEELNSSDCGWALLVTESDPQVLSCLLWTWLDKLKEPVLGAEDVDRLSCGVNNRKPLNVLKKPQRHTIYCLLSCVSMVTSLCPHREDAMLQQLMKALTRRPQEEMRSLATLMKVLKLSLRETFHN; encoded by the exons ATGCCGACTTTAATACCAGTACCACAGCCGGCCTACTCCCAGGCCAGGGAGAACCTGATGAAGGCTATCCCACCCAAGCTCCTCTGTCTGCTGGCCTGTGGAGGAATTGACTGTCGCTATGAAGGACCAGAGTGTTGGAAATTAAATCAACAGGTCATTCGAGGCCTTTTCTCCTCCTG GGTGACAGATGACATAATTGCCATGGCACGACCATCCAATCATCTAATTGAGAAGTACAACATCATAGAACAATTTCGAAG GTTGAACATCAGATCGATCATCAACATGCAGCTCTCTGGAGAGCATGCTCACTGTGGACCTCCCCTAGACCCTGAAAGTGGTTTCACATATTCTCCACAGATCTTCATGGACAATGACA TTTACTTTTACAACTTTGGGATGCCAGATTTCGGTGTGTCCTCTCTTGTCGGTATAATTGATGGGGTGAAAGTTTTGGCCTTTGCAGTGAGCGAAGGAAGAGTGGCTGTGCACTGCCATGCAGGCCTGGGCAGGACAG GTGTCCTGATAGCCTGTTATTTGATTTACACCCTGCGCATCAGCCCGAGTGAAGCCGTCCACTATGTACGGATTAAACGGCCACGCTCGATCCAAACCCGAGCACAGCTCAGCCAGGTGTTTGACTTTGCTCGCCTGCTTGGCACACAGCTAGTCCAATACCCAGACCTCAGCCTGCGGCACGGAGACCCTTTCACACTGCAGCACTACCTAAACCGACAGGCGATACTGCTGCATGGCCAAGAGGCACGCACCCTCAGACAAACACCAAAG GTGGTGTACCtcctgtgtgtgcgtctctccTGCTTAGCCCTGGGTCTCCCTGCTCCTCCAGGGATCCAGGCTGAGCTGGAGAAGAGGTCAGCACTGAGGACCCTGAACAGGACTGTGAGGGAGACCCTGGTGGCCAAACAGTACTTGCCCTTACTGAGGGAGGGTCACAAGGGGCCGTGGGTGAGCTCAGGGTCGGTGTCCTCCTGGGACGAGCCACTGGGATtcttggagagaaagagagaggtgcTGCTGGACAAACGCAGCTACAGCGACTCTGACCTCAGCAAGATCGCAGTACATCAG GATCTGGACTTCAGTCCATACTGTACCCCAGCACTTGGAAATGAGAGACAGTGGTGTGTGAAGGATCTGATACAACCTGATCTGAGACCAAGTAGTCCGATCCTTGCCACCGTATCACCAGGCCACCAGACTACCAAAAAGGAATCTCATACACTTAACATCCCAATATCTAGCATGACAACAAGCAACAACTATGCTAAGAAATCTAAGTGCACAGCGAAAAAGGCACTTGCCAAATACAGCTCCAACATTGAG TTGTGCAGAAATCCACATAATCCAGGCCCAACCTCAGTCGCCCGTGCTGTTGCTAATGCAATGGCAGATTTTGGTCCTCCAGGAGAAACCATCCTTCAAAGATCGGCTCTGCTGCAG GAGGAACTGAACAGTAGTGACTGTGGCTGGGCTCTGCTGGTCACCGAGTCAGATCCTCAGGTTCTCAGTTGTCTGTTGTGGACCTGGCTGGACAAGTTAAAG GAGCCTGTTCTGGGTGCAGAGGATGTAGACAGGTTGAGCTGTGGCGTAAACAACAGGAAGCCTCTCAACGTGCTCAAGAAG CCACAGAGACACACTATCTATTGTCTACTGAGCTGTGTGAGCATGGTGACCAGCCTGTGTCCACACAGAGAGGATGCAATGCTGCAACAACTGATGAAGGCACTTACAAGG cGTCCACAGGAGGAAATGAGAAGCCTTGCAACTTTAATGAAGGTCCTGAAGTTGAGTTTGAGAGAAACCTTCCACAACTAA
- the odf3b gene encoding outer dense fiber protein 3-B isoform X1 — translation MRVMSKAEAWVGTWRPHKPRGPIAALYGSPGPKYALPGLTGITKHDPTKYKAPMFSFGARHTHESESSPGPSYLIPSNITRVGRDGAPAFSLYSRPREPQLFQAPGPGKYSPEHSGKSVFQSAPAYSLSGRTKDLSIINTPGPASYSLPPVLGHNTVATSAAPTFSFCGRSKNGSFHEDLKKTPGPAAYKVVDPCTYSQKSPRFSMTGRNFPPGETTKKPGPGAHYPEQVTFTRAKAPSFSFGLRHSEYISPLIVDVVE, via the exons ATGAG GGTGATGTCAAAAGCTGAAGCTTGGGTTGGGACCTGGAGGCCTCACAAGCCAAGAGGGCCCATTGCTGCCCTCTATGGTAGTCCAGGGCCCAAGTATGCACTGCCTGGACTCACAG GTATTACTAAACATGACCCTACTAAATACAAAGCACCAATGTTCAGCTTTGGGGCACGTCATACTCACGAGTCTGAGAGCTCCCCTGGACCAAGCTACCTAATCCCCTCCAACATCACCAGAGTGGGCCGAGACGGCGCTCCTGCATTTTCCCTCTACAGCCGTCCACGGGAGCCACAATTGTTCCAGGCCCCTGGACCAG GTAAATACTCACCAGAGCATTCCGGGAAGTCCGTCTTCCAGTCTGCTCCTGCTTATTCTCTGTCTGGGAGGACCAAAGACCTCAGCATTATCAATACACCAG GTCCAGCCTCCTACTCTCTCCCCCCAGTGCTGGGGCACAACACTGTGGCCACATCTGCAGCTCCCACCTTCTCATTCTGTGGCCGCAGCAAAAATGGAAGCTTCCATGAGGACCTGAAGAAG ACTCCTGGCCCTGCTGCCTACAAAGTTGTGGATCCTTGTACTTACAGCCAAAAATCTCCCCGGTTCAGCATGACAGGCCGCAACTTCCCACCTGGTGAAACCACAAAGAAGCCAGGGCCTGGTGCACACTATCCTGAGCAG gtGACCTTCACAAGAGCAAAAGCGCCAAGCTTCTCATTTGGACTGCGTCACTCGGAATACATCTCACCCCTCATTGTAGATGTGGTTGAATAA
- the odf3b gene encoding outer dense fiber protein 3-B isoform X2, which produces MSKAEAWVGTWRPHKPRGPIAALYGSPGPKYALPGLTGITKHDPTKYKAPMFSFGARHTHESESSPGPSYLIPSNITRVGRDGAPAFSLYSRPREPQLFQAPGPGKYSPEHSGKSVFQSAPAYSLSGRTKDLSIINTPGPASYSLPPVLGHNTVATSAAPTFSFCGRSKNGSFHEDLKKTPGPAAYKVVDPCTYSQKSPRFSMTGRNFPPGETTKKPGPGAHYPEQVTFTRAKAPSFSFGLRHSEYISPLIVDVVE; this is translated from the exons ATGTCAAAAGCTGAAGCTTGGGTTGGGACCTGGAGGCCTCACAAGCCAAGAGGGCCCATTGCTGCCCTCTATGGTAGTCCAGGGCCCAAGTATGCACTGCCTGGACTCACAG GTATTACTAAACATGACCCTACTAAATACAAAGCACCAATGTTCAGCTTTGGGGCACGTCATACTCACGAGTCTGAGAGCTCCCCTGGACCAAGCTACCTAATCCCCTCCAACATCACCAGAGTGGGCCGAGACGGCGCTCCTGCATTTTCCCTCTACAGCCGTCCACGGGAGCCACAATTGTTCCAGGCCCCTGGACCAG GTAAATACTCACCAGAGCATTCCGGGAAGTCCGTCTTCCAGTCTGCTCCTGCTTATTCTCTGTCTGGGAGGACCAAAGACCTCAGCATTATCAATACACCAG GTCCAGCCTCCTACTCTCTCCCCCCAGTGCTGGGGCACAACACTGTGGCCACATCTGCAGCTCCCACCTTCTCATTCTGTGGCCGCAGCAAAAATGGAAGCTTCCATGAGGACCTGAAGAAG ACTCCTGGCCCTGCTGCCTACAAAGTTGTGGATCCTTGTACTTACAGCCAAAAATCTCCCCGGTTCAGCATGACAGGCCGCAACTTCCCACCTGGTGAAACCACAAAGAAGCCAGGGCCTGGTGCACACTATCCTGAGCAG gtGACCTTCACAAGAGCAAAAGCGCCAAGCTTCTCATTTGGACTGCGTCACTCGGAATACATCTCACCCCTCATTGTAGATGTGGTTGAATAA
- the rabl2 gene encoding RAB, member of RAS oncogene family-like 2, protein MAGDVGSIPELDQKKYDSDEQVKIICLGDSAVGKSKLMERFLMDEYRPQQLSTYALTLYKHTATVGNKTVAIDFWDTAGQERFQSMHPSYYHKAHACIMVFDVQRKITYKNLASWYKELREYRPEIPCCVVANKIDADLKVTQRSFSFGKKQGLPFYFVSAADGTNVVKMFREMIKRALDYKQNPSDFMDEVMQELENFDLEKKENNSDEDGLKAQSPELV, encoded by the exons ATGGCTGGCGACGTTGGCAGCATCCCTGAACTGGACCAAAAGAAGTACGATTCAGACGAGCAGGTGAAGATCATCTGTCTGGGAGACAGCGCAGTTGGTAAATCTAA gCTGATGGAGAGGTTTCTCATGGACGAATA TCGTCCCCAACAGTTGTCCACCTATGCTTTGACTCTCTACAAACACACAGCCACTGTAGGAAACAAGACAGTAGCGATAG ATTTCTGGGACACCGCTGGTCAGGAGAGATTTCAGAGCATGCATCCCTCATACTACCACAAAGCACATGCATGCATCATG GTTTTTGATGTTCAAAGGAAGATCACGTATAAGAATCTGGCCAGCTGGTATAAGGAGCTGAGAGAGTATAGACCAGAGATACCCTGTTGTGTGGTAGCCAACAAAATTGATG CTGATTTGAAGGTGACACAGAGAAGCTTTAGCTTTGGAAAGAAGCAAGGACTGCCATTTTACTTCGTATCAGCGGCTGATGGGACTAATGTTGTTAAG ATGTTCAGAGAGATGATCAAGAGAGCACTGGACTACAAGCAAAACCCCAGCGACTTCATGGATGAAGTGATGCAAGAATTAGAG AACTTTGACCTGGAGAAGAAGGAAAATAATTCAGATGAGGATGGATTGAAAGCACAAAGTCCTGAGTTGGTCTGA